The Coregonus clupeaformis isolate EN_2021a chromosome 26, ASM2061545v1, whole genome shotgun sequence genome window below encodes:
- the LOC121540404 gene encoding disks large homolog 1-like isoform X12, which translates to MMNSNISSGSGSLRTSQKRTLYVRALFDYNRTKDSGMPSQGLNFHFGDILHVMNASDDEWWQARQVTHEGEGDEVGVIPSRRRVEKKERERLKTVKFNARSQDKGVCSLTTASQDPDDKGLKHVTSNASDSESSYRSQEEYVLSYEPVTQQEVNYTRPVIILGPMKDRINDDLISEFPDKFRSCVPHTTRLKRDDEVDARDYHFVMSREQMEKDIQDHKFIEAGQYNNHLYGTSVQSVREVAEKGKHCILDVSGNAIKRLQSTMLYPIAIFVKPKSVENILEINKRLTEDQGRKMFDRAMKLKQEFTEHFTAIVQGDSLEEIYNTVKIIIEEQSGPFIWVPAKEKL; encoded by the exons GGCTCTGTTTGACTATAACAGGACAAAGGACTCTGGGATGCCCAGCCAGGGGCTTAACTTTCACTTCGGAGACATCCTTCACGTGATGAACGCCTCCGATGACGAGTGGTGGCAGGCGAGGCAGGTGACCCAcgaaggagagggagatgaggtcGGAGTCATCCCCAGCAGGAGGAG ggtagagaaaaaagagagagagcggttAAAGACTGTCAAATTCAATGCCCGGTCTCAAGACAAAGGG GTTTGCTCTCTGACGACTGCTTCACAGGACCCTGACGACAAAGGACTAA AGCATGTAACCTCTAATGCCAGCGATAGTGAAAGTAGTTACC GTAGCCAGGAGGAGTACGTCCTGTCCTACGAGCCAGTCACACAGCAGGAAG TGAACTACACACGGCCCGTCATCATCCTGGGGCCAATGAAAGACCGCATCAATGATGATCTCATCTCAGAGTTCCCCGACAAATTTAGGTCCTGTGTCCCAC ACACGACCAGACTAAAGAGGGATGACGAGGTGGATGCCAGAGACTACCATTTTGTGATGTCCAGGGAGCAGATGGAGAAAGACATCCAGGACCACAAGTTCATCGAGGCAGGCCAGTACAACAACCACCTCTATGGAACCAGCGTCCAGTCTGTACGGGAGGTCGCTGAGAAG GGGAAGCATTGCATCCTGGATGTTTCAGGCAACGCCATCAAACGACTACAGTCGACCATGCTCTACCCCATCGCTATTTTTGTCAAGCCCAAGTCTGTGGAGAATATCCT AGAGATTAATAAGAGGCTAACAGAGGACCAGGGGAGGAAGATGTTTGACAGAGCCATGAAACTGAAGCAGGAGTTCACTGAGCACTTCACTG CTATAGTCCAGGGGGACTCTCTGGAGGAGATCTACAACACAGTGAAAATCATCATCGAGGAGCAGTCAGGACCCTTCATCTGGGTTCCTGCCAAGGAGAAGTTGTGA